In Denticeps clupeoides chromosome 1, fDenClu1.1, whole genome shotgun sequence, a single window of DNA contains:
- the cipca gene encoding CLOCK-interacting pacemaker a — protein sequence MDGQRRTTPLLAKTVSMLDSEGFSDASSGYVSAFDHADSDDGRRPLKAPQDPQIAPHMALMQGSYPGLSPMIIMNNFVLKQPNSMAPTLQPWSFPSSLETVNQSPVVLLQPVGTGSSGVSQNRPIVKHRRSKKFLPILKSFPRIAPHPSSNSSSSTELRNTGSPHGDRRRRSHRSDRLPNSPVSTNHLPQLDLEAETENSQNGSQYDFQMVKTIDCQNSLSRPTSPPKRSQPHPATVMFSMNSDCSPGLSAPGILASSSSQAECMENVPESLSPCQSKRKRFSNTYNILNRSGLLGITLRTKELIRQNQRSQAQLLQLQAQTDLFAEAVSSGDPLIWSKLQVMLQEAKEVEEDCLGQENWFQSTDVAGLAQNDAGRLASH from the exons ATGGATGGGCAGAGAAGAACAACACCCCTGCTGGCCAAAACCGTCTCCATGCTGGACTCTGAAGGTTTTTCAG ATGCAAGCTCTGGCTATGTCAGCGCCTTTGACCACGCAGATTCTGATGATGGAAGGAGACCCCTCAAAGCACCCCAAGATCCACAAATTGCTCCACACATGGCCCTGATGCAAGGGTCCTACCCAGGACTGTCCCCCATGATCATAATGAACAACTTTGTCCTGAAACAG CCAAATAGCATGGCTCCAACATTACAACCCTGGAGTTTCCCATCTAGCCTCGAAACGGTTAATCAGTCCCCAGTGGTTCTTCTCCAGCCAGTGGGCACCGGCAGCAGTGGGGTTTCCCAGAACAGACCTATCGTCAAGCACCGGCGGTCCAAGAAGTTTCTGCCGATTCTTAAATCGTTTCCCAGAATCGCTCCCCATCCAAGCAGCAACAGTTCCAGCTCTACCGAGTTGCGCAACACCGGATCACCTCATGGAGATCGCCGTCGGCGTAGTCATCGTTCTGACAGACTGCCTAACAGTCCTGTCTCCACCAATCACCTCCCACAGCTTGACCTGGAAGCTGAGACTGAAAACTCACAGAACGGATCTCAATATGACTTTCAGATGGTGAAGACTATCGATTGTCAGAATTCTCTGTCAAGGCCCACAAGCCCCCCAAAGCGCTCTCAGCCTCACCCCGCCACCGTGATGTTCTCCATGAATTCTGATTGCAGCCCTGGTCTCTCCGCTCCTGGGATCTTGGCTTCTTCATCGTCCCAAGCGGAATGCATGGAGAATGTTCCAGAGTCGCTCTCACCTTGCCAGAGCAAACGCAAGCGCTTCTCCAACACCTACAATATCCTCAACAGGTCTGGCTTGTTGGGCATCACTCTTCGCACCAAGGAGCTCATCCGTCAGAATCAGCGCTCCCAGGCACAGCTTCTACAGCTGCAGGCCCAAACAGACTTATTTGCTGAGGCGGTGAGTAGTGGTGACCCCCTGATCTGGTCAAAACTCCAGGTTATGCTTCAGGAGGCCAAAGAGGTAGAGGAGGACTGTCTGGGCCAGGAAAACTGGTTCCAAAGCACAGATGTAGCTGGTCTTGCTCAAAACGATGCTGGGAGACTTGCATCCCACTAA
- the zdhhc22 gene encoding palmitoyltransferase ZDHHC22, which translates to MNVKDAERVRVLRERLRGDRKVATGLLKRMLKLRLLNAVAPAYFITATVVTFALHFLLFTPTLFHVPGVTLDNAELVHAAIFLYMMFNALGNYAMTIKYPSESANENVVPVCSPDCPDRVDAHYLLNGRHFCKLCKKVILKRDHHCFFTGNCIGNRNMRYFIVFCIYTSCICLYSLVLGVAYLTVEYSISFENPLTFLTLLPLSTGYFFLGVISGLQFFLVLMLYVWLGIGLVSAGFCCQQILLVARGQTWCQLQKGQLVETRGTWNANLSDVFGSRWALGFFLPVQTVRATADNDHSEHEHKHD; encoded by the exons atgaatgtaaagGATGCCGAGCGCGTTCGGGTGCTGAGAGAGCGGCTACGCGGCGACAGAAAAGTGGCGACAG GTCTGTTGAAAAGGATGTTGAAACTAAGGTTGCTCAACGCTGTTGCCCCAGCCTACTTTATCACTGCGACGGTGGTCACCTTCGCCTTGCACTTTCTCCTTTTTACGCCAACCCTTTTTCACGTGCCCGGTGTCACGCTGGACAACGCTGAACTGGTCCACGCGGCCATTTTTCTTTACATGATGTTTAACGCGCTGGGCAACTACGCCATGACCATAAAGTACCCGTCTGAAAGCGCCAACGAGAACGTTGTCCCAGTTTGTTCGCCAGACTGTCCAGACAGAGTGGACGCACACTACCTCCTCAATGGCCGCCACTTCTGCAAACTGTGTAAGAAAGTGATTCTGAAGAGAGACCACCACTGCTTCTTCACCGGGAACTGCATTGGGAACAGGAACATGCGCTACTTCATCGTGTTCTGCATATACACGTCCTGCATTTGCCTGTACTCGCTGGTCTTAGGAGTGGCCTACCTCACAGTTGAGTACTCCATCTCGTTCGAGAACCCCTTGACCTTTCTGACCTTGCTTCCCCTCTCAACCGGATACTTCTTCCTTG GTGTCATCTCAGGCCTCCAGTTCTTCCTGGTCCTTATGCTGTACGTGTGGCTGGGCATCGGGCTGGTGAGCGCCGGCTTCTGCTGCCAGCAGATTCTGTTGGTGGCCCGTGGGCAAACCTGGTGCCAGCTGCAGAAGGGACAGCTGGTGGAGACCCGTGGCACATGGAATGCCAACCTGAGCGACGTCTTTGGATCCCGGTGGGCACTGGGGTTCTTCCTGCCCGTGCAAACAGTTAGGGCCACAGCAGACAATGACCACAGTGAACATGAGCACAAACATGACTGA